From Vibrio tritonius, the proteins below share one genomic window:
- a CDS encoding NPP1 family protein, giving the protein MKLSTTGLLCSLALSGLSLPVYAHNFAKLDQALPNNVDASSIAPVFDFDTDGCLPSAGISRSGARNGGLKPTGSITGGCRSSNFLDLSNTYHRYACINQGGDQYCAHFYALYFLKDQILDGIKSGHRHDWENVAIWTKNGSVTHGSYSAHGSLTTKTFSELDKEGNHIKFVYHKDGVLTHAMRFAKSGEGAENNYGRFVTPDIVSWYTMYGDGVSNSDLRYKLNTYDYGKANVPMKDSNFLTNINEGKPNNYPTFTDSSITSSN; this is encoded by the coding sequence ATGAAATTAAGTACTACTGGTCTACTTTGCTCTTTGGCATTATCTGGACTTTCATTACCTGTTTATGCCCATAATTTTGCCAAACTTGATCAAGCGTTACCTAATAATGTCGATGCTTCTTCAATCGCCCCTGTCTTCGATTTTGATACTGATGGATGTTTGCCTAGTGCGGGAATTAGCCGTTCTGGAGCAAGAAACGGTGGGCTAAAACCTACGGGTTCAATTACAGGTGGTTGTCGTAGCTCCAATTTTCTTGACCTTTCTAATACCTACCACCGTTATGCTTGTATTAACCAAGGTGGTGACCAATATTGTGCGCATTTCTACGCGCTCTACTTCCTGAAAGACCAAATCTTAGATGGCATTAAAAGTGGTCACCGTCACGATTGGGAAAATGTTGCAATTTGGACCAAAAATGGTTCCGTTACGCACGGAAGCTATAGTGCTCATGGTTCGTTAACCACTAAAACATTCTCTGAATTAGATAAAGAGGGTAATCACATTAAATTTGTTTACCATAAAGATGGTGTATTGACTCATGCAATGCGCTTTGCGAAAAGCGGAGAAGGGGCAGAAAATAATTATGGTCGATTTGTAACGCCAGATATTGTTAGCTGGTACACCATGTATGGCGATGGTGTATCTAATAGCGATTTACGTTATAAGCTCAATACCTACGATTATGGTAAGGCGAATGTGCCAATGAAAGACAGTAACTTCCTCACAAATATTAATGAGGGTAAACCAAACAATTACCCTACATTCACCGATAGCAGTATCACTTCTTCAAATTGA
- a CDS encoding aldo/keto reductase has product MKMRTLGINGPQVSGMGLGCMRMSFADKPADKNEMINVLHQAVDMGITFFDTAEVYGPFTNELLLGEAFAGLDKNKLFIATKFGFAHSPQGTGPAPSMGFDSRPEQIKRVAEASLKRLNVECLDLFYQHRVDPNVPMEDVAGAVQDLIKEGKVKHFGLSEANADQIRRAHAVQPVTALQSEYSIWWRNIEEDILPTCEELGIGVVPYSPLGRGFLTGTIDKTTTYDKSDLRSRNPRFTPEAIDANQVVVDLLARIGEHYQATPAQIALAWLLAQKPWIVPIPGCRSHARLQENFSALDIELSTSDLRDIDGAMANIQVMGNRY; this is encoded by the coding sequence ATGAAAATGAGAACATTAGGTATCAACGGCCCACAAGTGTCTGGTATGGGGTTAGGCTGTATGCGCATGAGTTTCGCTGATAAGCCAGCCGACAAAAACGAGATGATTAACGTATTGCACCAAGCGGTTGATATGGGGATTACCTTTTTTGATACAGCCGAAGTGTACGGCCCATTTACCAATGAATTGCTACTAGGTGAAGCGTTTGCTGGCCTGGATAAAAACAAACTGTTTATTGCAACTAAATTTGGTTTTGCGCACAGTCCGCAAGGGACAGGTCCTGCACCATCTATGGGGTTTGATAGTCGGCCAGAACAAATCAAGCGTGTGGCTGAAGCGTCATTAAAACGGTTAAATGTGGAGTGCTTAGATCTTTTCTATCAACATCGTGTGGACCCTAACGTGCCAATGGAAGATGTGGCTGGTGCCGTGCAAGATTTGATAAAAGAGGGCAAGGTGAAGCACTTTGGTTTATCAGAAGCGAATGCGGACCAAATTCGCCGTGCCCATGCTGTTCAACCGGTTACTGCGCTGCAAAGTGAATATTCGATTTGGTGGCGTAATATCGAGGAAGATATTTTGCCCACATGCGAAGAGTTAGGTATTGGCGTCGTACCGTACAGCCCTTTGGGACGTGGTTTTTTAACGGGGACTATCGATAAAACAACAACCTATGATAAGAGTGATTTACGTAGTCGTAACCCAAGGTTCACACCTGAAGCGATTGACGCCAATCAAGTGGTTGTTGATTTGCTGGCGCGAATTGGTGAGCATTATCAAGCAACACCAGCCCAAATTGCGCTGGCTTGGTTATTGGCTCAGAAACCGTGGATAGTACCAATTCCGGGGTGTCGCAGTCATGCTCGATTGCAGGAAAACTTCTCTGCACTTGATATTGAATTAAGCACTAGCGATTTACGAGATATAGACGGTGCAATGGCTAATATCCAAGTCATGGGTAACCGTTATTAA
- a CDS encoding methyl-accepting chemotaxis protein, whose amino-acid sequence MKIRTKLILTFTVAVLAPVAILAAYSINEVSNTAIEQFQKSSAKEIVQVDKAFNIFFGDAKKNIDYLSSMPIAQNPSGAPSFVTQADVDRFSGWNSVTGTAGELWASFDRFAKAQKNLAYVYTGREDGTYIEWPGSVFKAPFDPRGRPWYLKAKEADGKTVMTNAYYWKGDDATYIAIAKAMKNGQNQITGVMSLDVSVNELTEIVKNITIGDKGFIVLIEDNENILVDPLQPDNNFKSITAIDTPFYKLLASHPNDLFTIKRGDTDYFGQVVTSKYLGWRFVALVPKAEVYAAAVKQSYATFAIAIPLVILFIAVASYVAKVLTSQISRVAEVLRQISQGHGDLTVNLDVSTNDEVADLSLAFNGFVSKLNSLIREVVSLSSQLKSMADTAASKAHQWQSDSGRQLEKVTLVAEAINEMSKATAEIASNSEQAAVVAEQGSTSCTEGKTVVESTRKSIETLSKEVETTSNIIGKLNTNTQQITTILTTIQGIAEQTNLLALNAAIEAARAGEHGRGFAVVADEVRNLSQKTTSSTEEIQQMIHELQQTTQQATSVMENSRSMTGDAVEQANLASDSLIKLAGSIDEIKGTSIQIATATEEQSFVCDDITKNTQQINEIANQLTEEAKGQLSTAEEFRALALNMHELVGKFKL is encoded by the coding sequence ATGAAAATTCGGACAAAATTGATCCTAACGTTTACGGTGGCTGTTTTAGCACCTGTCGCTATTTTAGCTGCTTATTCAATAAATGAAGTGAGTAATACAGCTATAGAGCAATTTCAAAAATCCAGTGCGAAAGAAATCGTTCAAGTAGACAAAGCATTTAATATATTTTTTGGTGATGCCAAGAAAAACATCGATTATTTGTCGTCAATGCCTATTGCTCAAAATCCCTCAGGGGCCCCCAGTTTTGTCACTCAAGCGGATGTCGACCGCTTTTCAGGTTGGAATAGTGTAACAGGTACGGCTGGAGAGCTTTGGGCGAGTTTTGATCGGTTTGCTAAGGCGCAGAAAAATCTAGCTTATGTTTATACTGGGCGAGAAGACGGCACTTACATTGAATGGCCGGGAAGTGTATTTAAAGCGCCTTTTGATCCTCGGGGAAGGCCTTGGTACCTAAAAGCCAAAGAGGCTGACGGTAAGACAGTGATGACCAATGCGTATTACTGGAAAGGGGATGATGCTACCTATATTGCGATTGCCAAGGCAATGAAAAATGGGCAGAACCAGATTACTGGCGTCATGAGTCTTGATGTATCGGTGAATGAACTTACCGAGATCGTCAAAAATATCACCATTGGTGACAAAGGTTTTATCGTTCTTATCGAAGATAATGAAAATATCTTGGTTGATCCACTTCAGCCTGACAACAATTTTAAGTCAATCACTGCCATTGATACGCCATTCTACAAGTTGCTCGCTTCCCATCCCAACGATCTATTTACGATTAAACGTGGTGATACTGATTACTTTGGGCAGGTGGTGACTTCTAAATATTTGGGTTGGCGGTTCGTTGCTTTGGTACCAAAAGCGGAAGTTTATGCTGCCGCGGTAAAACAAAGTTATGCCACTTTTGCTATCGCCATTCCTTTGGTGATTCTGTTTATCGCGGTGGCTTCTTATGTCGCAAAGGTGCTTACTTCCCAAATCAGCCGAGTGGCAGAGGTGTTGCGCCAAATTTCCCAAGGTCATGGCGATTTAACGGTGAACTTGGATGTATCGACTAATGATGAAGTGGCGGATTTGTCCCTAGCATTCAATGGGTTTGTGTCTAAGTTAAATAGCTTGATTCGTGAGGTGGTGAGTTTAAGCTCCCAATTGAAGAGCATGGCGGATACTGCAGCCAGTAAAGCACATCAGTGGCAGTCTGATTCGGGTAGGCAGCTAGAGAAAGTAACCTTAGTTGCCGAGGCCATTAACGAGATGTCAAAAGCCACTGCTGAAATTGCCTCCAATTCAGAACAAGCTGCGGTTGTGGCTGAGCAGGGCTCGACATCCTGTACTGAGGGTAAAACGGTTGTAGAATCAACCCGTAAGTCCATCGAAACCTTGTCGAAAGAAGTAGAAACGACCAGCAATATCATAGGTAAATTAAATACCAACACCCAACAGATCACGACAATCTTGACCACGATTCAAGGCATTGCTGAGCAAACGAACCTGCTTGCACTTAACGCTGCGATTGAAGCAGCACGGGCAGGTGAGCATGGGCGTGGATTTGCGGTGGTGGCCGATGAAGTTCGTAATTTGTCACAGAAGACGACCTCTTCGACAGAAGAGATCCAACAGATGATTCATGAGCTGCAACAAACCACGCAACAAGCGACATCGGTGATGGAAAACAGTCGAAGCATGACGGGGGATGCTGTAGAACAGGCCAATCTCGCTAGCGACAGTTTGATCAAGTTAGCGGGTTCCATTGATGAGATCAAAGGCACGTCTATTCAAATTGCCACTGCGACGGAAGAACAATCGTTTGTGTGTGATGACATTACTAAAAATACTCAACAAATCAATGAAATAGCTAACCAGTTAACGGAAGAGGCTAAAGGTCAGCTGAGTACGGCAGAAGAGTTTCGGGCCTTGGCGCTCAATATGCACGAATTGGTTGGGAAATTTAAGCTTTAA
- a CDS encoding DeoR/GlpR family DNA-binding transcription regulator — MSKNKMTQDERLIELATYIRNHGKVTLEFICEHFNISYDSARRDLVKLGSQPGILRIRGGAILNESKSYLSFSQRNEPDPVKQQLAEYGASLIEKNDIVFLDAGTTNSLLASYLNVESSVITNSLECVNELISKTQIRKCVLGGGFDDYSHTILGEMTIEHIRKYRTNRAFIGVSALSDAGITTNSEMDARLKLAMAEQSTQVICISTSTKFNTQLMYQSCGWEHIDCLIVDKKPPQNLLEQIEQHDVELIVLSDNAQH, encoded by the coding sequence ATGAGTAAGAATAAGATGACCCAAGACGAGCGTTTAATTGAACTAGCAACCTACATTCGTAATCATGGCAAAGTGACTTTAGAGTTTATCTGTGAGCACTTTAATATCTCTTATGATTCAGCACGCCGCGACCTAGTAAAACTGGGTTCTCAGCCAGGAATCTTACGTATTCGTGGTGGCGCGATTCTCAATGAAAGCAAAAGCTATCTCTCCTTTTCTCAACGCAATGAACCCGATCCAGTCAAACAACAACTGGCAGAATATGGCGCGTCCCTTATTGAAAAAAATGACATCGTCTTCTTGGACGCAGGCACCACCAATAGCTTGCTGGCCAGTTACCTCAATGTGGAATCGAGTGTGATTACCAACTCTCTTGAGTGTGTGAATGAACTGATCAGCAAAACGCAAATTCGTAAATGCGTACTCGGCGGCGGATTTGATGATTATTCTCATACTATTTTGGGCGAAATGACCATTGAGCATATTCGAAAATATCGCACCAATCGCGCCTTTATTGGCGTCAGCGCACTGTCGGATGCGGGTATTACCACCAATAGCGAGATGGATGCACGGCTTAAGCTCGCCATGGCAGAACAATCAACTCAAGTGATCTGTATTAGCACATCAACTAAGTTTAATACCCAGTTAATGTATCAATCTTGTGGCTGGGAGCATATTGATTGCCTAATCGTCGACAAAAAACCGCCCCAAAATCTACTTGAACAAATTGAACAACATGACGTGGAATTGATTGTTCTTAGTGACAATGCACAGCACTAA
- a CDS encoding Gfo/Idh/MocA family protein encodes MRIGVVGAGNIVNMCLDALAQIDDVVCEALCVREASKTKGQQLCDQYAINKLYTDYASMLTDSQIDFIYIGIPNNMHFDYALQALNANKHVVCEKPFTTTAEELTILMDTAKQKDLFLFEAITNIHSPNVKLFREKLPLIGDIKLVQGNYSQLSSRYAAYLQGEVHPAFDPKASGGALYDINIYNIHLACFMLGAPTSIQYTFNRGFNGIDMSGVVVMQHEKAISMCAGAKDSDSEGRFVVQGDKGYLAIQGIPNVAASFELGLKGQEVQTFNLNHADNHMVYEFQDFNQMFKENDLAQCYRYLEHSLEVMKVLQAGRDQVNAQ; translated from the coding sequence ATGCGTATAGGTGTGGTAGGTGCAGGTAACATCGTCAACATGTGTTTGGATGCTTTGGCACAAATCGATGACGTAGTGTGTGAAGCGTTGTGCGTTCGCGAAGCGAGCAAAACCAAAGGACAACAGCTGTGTGATCAATATGCGATTAACAAACTCTATACCGATTACGCAAGCATGTTGACGGATAGCCAGATTGATTTTATCTACATCGGCATTCCTAATAACATGCACTTTGATTACGCCCTGCAGGCATTGAATGCCAATAAGCATGTGGTGTGCGAAAAGCCATTTACCACAACGGCGGAAGAGCTGACTATCTTGATGGATACGGCAAAACAAAAAGACTTGTTTTTGTTTGAAGCGATCACCAATATTCATTCACCGAACGTGAAGTTATTTAGAGAAAAGTTGCCACTGATTGGCGATATTAAATTGGTGCAAGGTAACTATTCACAGCTATCCAGCCGTTATGCCGCTTATTTGCAAGGGGAAGTCCACCCTGCGTTTGACCCGAAAGCATCGGGCGGTGCGTTGTATGATATCAATATCTATAACATCCACTTGGCTTGCTTCATGTTAGGAGCACCCACCTCGATTCAATACACCTTTAACCGCGGTTTCAATGGCATTGATATGTCGGGTGTGGTTGTGATGCAACACGAGAAAGCTATCTCGATGTGCGCTGGCGCGAAAGATTCTGATAGTGAAGGGCGTTTCGTGGTGCAGGGCGATAAAGGATACTTAGCTATCCAAGGTATACCGAATGTGGCGGCATCGTTTGAGCTTGGCTTAAAAGGTCAAGAGGTGCAGACATTTAACTTAAACCATGCAGATAATCATATGGTTTATGAGTTCCAAGACTTTAATCAGATGTTTAAAGAGAACGACTTAGCGCAATGTTATCGTTATCTTGAACACTCTCTGGAAGTGATGAAAGTCTTGCAAGCTGGGCGAGATCAGGTTAATGCCCAATAA
- a CDS encoding DsbA family protein, translating to MNEVHYFYDPMCGWCYGATSLIQAIAEHPQFTLVYHPGGMIERKALTEGFKQHVLQADPRIAALTGASFGEAYIERLKSEQPFILDSYLPIRAISIAQSMGIEAYKMIKAIQNAHYQEGLVVSDEATLAVLAQRFGLNEVEWQRKMQESADHIEQEIIDSHELMAHWSVSGYPTLIANINNQFIKLPHEQFYGKQAQWHQLLDSLVK from the coding sequence ATGAATGAAGTCCATTATTTTTATGACCCTATGTGTGGCTGGTGTTACGGCGCAACCTCGTTGATTCAGGCCATTGCCGAACATCCACAATTTACCTTGGTGTATCACCCTGGCGGCATGATCGAAAGAAAAGCGCTCACCGAGGGCTTTAAGCAGCATGTCCTGCAAGCGGATCCCCGCATCGCCGCTTTAACAGGGGCATCTTTCGGTGAAGCCTACATCGAACGTCTAAAAAGCGAGCAGCCTTTCATTTTGGATTCTTACTTACCGATTCGCGCCATCTCGATCGCTCAATCGATGGGCATTGAGGCATACAAAATGATCAAAGCCATTCAAAACGCTCATTATCAAGAAGGTTTGGTGGTGTCTGATGAAGCAACCCTCGCTGTACTGGCGCAACGCTTTGGGCTGAATGAGGTAGAGTGGCAACGCAAAATGCAAGAGAGCGCCGACCACATTGAGCAAGAAATAATAGATAGCCATGAATTGATGGCACACTGGTCTGTCTCTGGTTACCCGACCTTAATTGCCAATATCAACAATCAGTTCATTAAATTGCCCCATGAGCAATTCTATGGAAAACAAGCGCAGTGGCATCAGCTTTTGGATTCACTGGTGAAATAA
- a CDS encoding LysR family transcriptional regulator: MDRLTAAKVFVDVAHSGSFTDTADRLNMSRPMVTRYVEALENWLQTRLLHRTTRRVTLTTAGQQNLEKIENWLNVGEALTDVVGDATLLSGQIKVSTSMSFGFAQLVPATKHFMQLHPEINIEIFVDDSHNDLVEQQIDLSIRIASNPDSSLIGKPIGVCRSLLVASPEYLNQSAPIEKPTDLLRHSCLGYKHFERHTWHLTNGEQYEAIEIKPRLSANEATVLRQAACEGIGISLQPTYLVENELASGQLVHILPEWKPNDLQIYALYSSRKHLSSTTRAFIDYLADYFQQSLAH; this comes from the coding sequence ATGGATAGATTAACTGCCGCCAAGGTTTTTGTAGATGTTGCGCATTCTGGTAGCTTTACCGATACCGCAGACCGATTAAATATGTCTCGCCCGATGGTGACGCGCTATGTCGAAGCGCTGGAAAATTGGCTTCAAACGCGCTTATTGCACCGCACCACTAGACGAGTGACGTTAACGACGGCGGGGCAACAGAACCTTGAGAAAATCGAGAATTGGTTGAATGTGGGTGAAGCGCTTACTGATGTGGTTGGTGATGCGACCCTGTTATCAGGGCAGATTAAAGTCTCGACCAGTATGTCGTTTGGTTTTGCCCAGTTGGTGCCAGCAACCAAACATTTTATGCAGTTGCATCCTGAGATTAATATCGAAATATTTGTTGATGATTCCCATAACGATCTGGTTGAGCAGCAGATCGATTTATCCATTCGTATTGCCTCTAATCCAGACAGCTCGCTTATCGGTAAACCGATTGGGGTGTGTCGTTCCTTGCTGGTGGCTTCACCTGAGTATCTCAATCAATCAGCTCCCATTGAAAAACCGACCGATTTGTTGCGGCACTCTTGTTTGGGCTACAAACATTTTGAACGTCATACATGGCATTTAACCAATGGCGAACAGTATGAAGCGATTGAGATAAAACCAAGGTTGTCGGCAAATGAAGCGACGGTGTTAAGGCAAGCCGCCTGTGAAGGGATTGGTATCTCTTTACAGCCTACTTATTTGGTGGAAAACGAGCTGGCGTCGGGGCAATTAGTGCATATTCTTCCTGAGTGGAAACCCAATGACTTACAGATCTATGCGCTTTACTCCTCGCGTAAGCATCTTTCATCCACTACCAGAGCCTTTATTGATTATTTGGCGGACTATTTTCAACAATCGTTAGCTCACTGA
- a CDS encoding iron-containing alcohol dehydrogenase translates to MQLDFSYYNPTTIHFGKDSLAKLKEEAPKYGQTVMLVYGRNAIKANGLYDKVVTILEQAGKKVVELSGVMPNPTLEKMREGVQIVRDHNVSLILAVGGGSVIDCAKGISVSAYCEDQDPFVKYWCEFKDVDNEVVPVASILTMVGTGSEMNGGSVITNEETKYKAGRVFPAHVYPKFSILNPEYTFTVSQYQMVSGVFDTMSHLMEQYFSDKGANTTDYVIESLLKSSIDNLRVALKDPNDYEARSNLMWNATLALNTLTGLSKSQDWQVHMIEHQLGAYTDCAHGMGLAAISLPYYRLIYKFGLEKFVRFATQVWGVSAEGKTDEEIALAGIDALEAFTKECGIVTSLEELGATKEMLPRIAESTIILGGGYHAITTEEIQQVLEACF, encoded by the coding sequence ATGCAATTAGATTTCTCTTACTACAACCCAACTACCATTCACTTTGGTAAAGACTCGCTAGCCAAACTAAAAGAAGAAGCGCCAAAATACGGCCAAACAGTGATGTTGGTTTACGGCCGTAATGCCATCAAAGCCAACGGTCTTTACGACAAAGTGGTTACTATCCTTGAACAAGCAGGCAAAAAAGTGGTTGAGCTATCCGGTGTGATGCCTAACCCTACTCTAGAAAAAATGCGTGAAGGCGTGCAAATCGTACGTGACCATAACGTAAGCCTTATCCTTGCAGTCGGTGGCGGTTCTGTGATTGACTGTGCCAAAGGTATTTCGGTTTCTGCATACTGTGAAGATCAAGACCCATTCGTAAAATACTGGTGTGAATTCAAAGACGTGGATAACGAAGTCGTGCCTGTAGCGTCTATCTTAACCATGGTTGGTACGGGCTCAGAAATGAACGGGGGTTCTGTTATCACTAACGAAGAGACCAAATACAAAGCAGGCCGTGTTTTTCCTGCGCACGTGTACCCTAAATTCTCTATCCTAAACCCAGAGTACACTTTCACTGTATCTCAATACCAAATGGTAAGTGGCGTATTTGATACGATGTCGCACCTCATGGAACAATACTTCTCGGATAAAGGCGCGAACACCACAGATTACGTGATCGAAAGTCTTCTAAAATCGTCTATCGACAACCTCCGTGTTGCACTAAAAGATCCAAACGATTACGAAGCTCGTTCAAACCTAATGTGGAACGCAACCCTAGCACTGAACACGCTAACTGGTCTGTCTAAATCACAAGACTGGCAAGTTCACATGATTGAACATCAACTAGGTGCTTACACTGACTGTGCACACGGTATGGGTCTAGCGGCAATTTCACTGCCTTACTACCGCCTAATCTACAAATTTGGTCTAGAAAAATTCGTCCGTTTCGCAACTCAAGTTTGGGGTGTATCGGCTGAAGGTAAAACGGATGAAGAGATTGCACTGGCAGGTATCGACGCACTCGAAGCCTTCACTAAAGAGTGTGGCATTGTGACCTCTCTAGAAGAACTCGGTGCAACCAAAGAGATGCTACCTAGAATTGCTGAATCTACCATCATTCTCGGTGGCGGTTACCATGCCATCACCACCGAAGAGATTCAACAAGTGCTAGAAGCGTGCTTTTAA
- a CDS encoding (R)-mandelonitrile lyase, whose amino-acid sequence MQRRLNGWLLAGIATLFGIATPAVMAAEQSLYTAETQGEFDGPAEYFTGKVHVKMAFPANEVAHYSGAFVTFEQGARTSWHSHPAGQHMIVTQGTALTVTRDGKVLAFHPGEAVWCPPDVDHWHGATANAAMTHFVVTASDDQGKNVVWKEKVSDKEYQAALQTK is encoded by the coding sequence ATGCAACGACGACTTAATGGATGGCTACTGGCAGGCATAGCAACCCTATTTGGCATCGCTACACCCGCAGTAATGGCTGCAGAACAATCTCTCTATACTGCTGAAACTCAAGGTGAGTTTGACGGCCCAGCGGAGTATTTCACTGGTAAAGTACATGTAAAAATGGCATTTCCTGCCAATGAGGTGGCCCACTATTCAGGTGCTTTTGTTACCTTCGAACAGGGTGCAAGAACCTCTTGGCATTCGCACCCGGCGGGTCAGCATATGATAGTGACCCAAGGAACCGCACTGACCGTTACCCGCGATGGTAAAGTCCTTGCGTTTCATCCTGGTGAAGCCGTTTGGTGTCCACCAGATGTCGATCACTGGCACGGTGCCACTGCTAACGCAGCTATGACTCACTTTGTCGTTACCGCTTCTGACGATCAAGGTAAGAATGTCGTCTGGAAAGAGAAAGTCTCAGATAAAGAGTATCAGGCGGCGCTACAAACTAAATAA
- a CDS encoding DMT family transporter, whose translation MSNAVSRSILLLVGANLLAAFSDVTLKVLNGEVPIFEYVFIRQLISTGLLFPFWWKLPKEQRQEGLSWITFSRAQLILLGSACAMIAVTYLPLATANAMFYVAPLLMLPLTFLLLKEQPTLKQILATSLGFAGVLIVLRPEQFQWAAVAGLGCALSNALCNLLIRRLPAQQALVSTLFWTGLMTLPISLLLALPHWEPIRWTKVGWIVLINLLVLGYHALVVMAYRPVEANRIALAEYSGLVFATILGFVLFAEMPDLLTCIGIVLIVIPMMPIQWRKWLFRAQTSLAQDPAK comes from the coding sequence ATGTCTAACGCCGTTTCTCGTTCAATTCTGTTGCTTGTTGGGGCTAACCTTCTGGCCGCCTTTTCTGATGTCACGTTAAAAGTATTGAACGGTGAAGTGCCGATTTTTGAATACGTATTTATCCGTCAACTGATAAGCACGGGATTACTGTTTCCTTTTTGGTGGAAACTACCGAAGGAGCAACGTCAAGAAGGACTAAGTTGGATTACGTTTTCTCGAGCTCAGCTCATTCTATTAGGCAGCGCTTGTGCCATGATAGCGGTCACTTACTTACCACTGGCAACGGCTAACGCAATGTTTTATGTTGCGCCATTACTTATGTTGCCACTCACCTTTTTACTGCTAAAAGAGCAACCAACCCTAAAACAGATATTGGCAACGTCGCTGGGCTTTGCTGGGGTACTGATTGTGTTACGCCCAGAACAATTTCAATGGGCGGCGGTGGCTGGCTTAGGCTGTGCCCTCTCTAATGCTTTATGTAACCTGTTAATTCGCCGCCTTCCGGCACAGCAAGCTTTAGTATCAACCCTGTTTTGGACTGGGCTAATGACCTTACCCATCTCTTTACTACTCGCTTTACCACATTGGGAGCCAATACGTTGGACAAAAGTGGGCTGGATCGTACTCATCAACCTGTTGGTATTGGGCTATCATGCATTAGTCGTGATGGCATATCGTCCTGTCGAAGCAAACCGCATTGCACTGGCCGAGTATTCTGGATTGGTTTTTGCCACCATTTTGGGCTTTGTCTTGTTTGCGGAAATGCCTGATCTGCTGACCTGTATCGGTATTGTGCTTATCGTGATTCCAATGATGCCGATCCAATGGCGAAAATGGCTATTTCGCGCGCAAACTTCGTTGGCTCAAGATCCCGCTAAATAG
- a CDS encoding MBL fold metallo-hydrolase, producing MKVTQVRNATLLVEIADTTFLIDPMLAEKESWDGFAETARSHLRNPMTELPLPIDELIKADIVIVTHTHMDHWDDAAQKQLPPNKLIFAQSEEDADVIRSQGFTNVRVLQDENNFINGLTIHKVDGQHGSNEAYANPEKAEGLGDACGLVFTMHDEKTLYIAGDTVWVKPYVYTLKKYKPDVVVINAGDAHIDGYGPIIMGAEDTLRTLQVLPDTTIVASHLEAINHCLLTRKELRRFTLEHGIENKVLIPEDGEVLKF from the coding sequence ATGAAAGTTACTCAAGTTAGAAACGCTACACTGTTAGTTGAAATTGCAGATACGACTTTTCTCATCGATCCGATGCTAGCAGAAAAGGAGTCTTGGGACGGTTTTGCTGAAACAGCGCGTTCGCACTTACGCAATCCAATGACGGAACTGCCTCTGCCTATAGATGAGCTGATTAAAGCTGATATTGTTATAGTTACTCATACTCACATGGATCATTGGGACGACGCCGCACAAAAGCAGCTTCCACCCAACAAGCTCATTTTTGCTCAAAGCGAAGAGGATGCGGACGTTATTCGATCCCAAGGATTTACCAACGTTCGAGTTCTACAAGATGAGAATAACTTTATAAATGGACTAACTATTCATAAAGTTGATGGTCAGCATGGTAGTAATGAAGCCTATGCTAATCCCGAGAAGGCTGAAGGGTTAGGTGACGCGTGTGGATTAGTATTCACTATGCATGACGAAAAAACGTTGTATATTGCTGGTGACACGGTATGGGTAAAACCTTATGTCTATACACTAAAAAAATATAAGCCTGACGTTGTTGTGATTAATGCTGGAGACGCACATATCGATGGATATGGCCCTATCATTATGGGGGCTGAAGACACGTTACGTACTTTACAGGTGCTACCAGACACCACCATTGTGGCTTCTCACTTGGAAGCTATCAACCACTGCCTATTGACTCGAAAAGAGCTACGCAGATTTACGCTAGAACATGGTATCGAGAACAAAGTGCTGATCCCTGAAGATGGCGAAGTGCTGAAATTCTAA